The following proteins are co-located in the Mycolicibacterium goodii genome:
- a CDS encoding WS/DGAT/MGAT family O-acyltransferase: MVTRLSASDAAFYHLENTATPMYVGSLSILRKPRAGLTYETLLETVEQRLPQIPRYRQKVREVTLGLARPVWIDDREFDITYHIRRSALPSPGSDAQLHDLVARLGSRPLDRNRPLWEMYLVEGLAKNRIAIYTKSHQVLVNGMTAVEVGHVIADRTPKPPEFGEDIWIPAREPTDRQLVLGAVGEWITRPTSQLAAVRDTVTEVATNAGELAAVGRRIAETVRTVARGTAPSSPLNTTVSRNRRFTVTDHKFDDYRTVRARYDCDINDVVLAVISGALRNWLLSRGEPVTPSTTVRAMAPLSVYPDADLDQPGPGQAISEVSPFLVDLPVGEGNAVVRLSHITHATESNSRVASLVDARTIVTLSGFAPPTLHAMGIRVATGFSARLFNLLITNVPGPQKQMYVAGTKLLESYAVPPLLHNQVLAIGVTSYDGKLYFGINADRDAMSDVDVFPGLLDESLEELIDAAK; the protein is encoded by the coding sequence ATGGTGACCAGGCTGTCGGCGTCCGACGCAGCGTTCTACCACTTGGAGAACACCGCGACGCCGATGTACGTCGGATCCCTGTCGATCCTGCGGAAACCCCGCGCCGGGCTGACCTACGAGACCCTGCTGGAAACCGTCGAGCAACGCCTGCCGCAGATCCCGCGCTACCGCCAGAAGGTGCGCGAGGTGACGCTGGGGCTGGCGCGCCCGGTGTGGATCGACGACCGTGAATTCGACATCACTTATCACATCCGTCGCTCGGCGCTGCCGTCCCCGGGCAGCGACGCCCAGTTGCACGATCTGGTGGCCCGCCTCGGGTCGCGGCCCCTGGACCGCAACCGCCCGCTGTGGGAGATGTACCTCGTGGAGGGGCTGGCGAAGAACCGCATCGCGATCTACACGAAGTCCCACCAGGTGCTGGTGAACGGCATGACGGCGGTGGAGGTCGGGCACGTGATCGCCGACCGCACCCCGAAACCGCCCGAGTTCGGTGAGGACATCTGGATCCCGGCGCGGGAACCCACCGACCGCCAACTGGTGCTCGGCGCCGTCGGGGAGTGGATCACCCGCCCCACCAGCCAGCTCGCGGCGGTGCGGGACACCGTCACCGAGGTGGCCACCAACGCCGGTGAGCTCGCCGCGGTGGGGCGGCGGATCGCCGAGACGGTCCGCACGGTCGCGCGCGGCACGGCCCCGAGCAGCCCGCTCAACACCACGGTGTCGCGCAACCGGCGGTTCACGGTCACCGACCACAAGTTCGACGACTACCGCACGGTGCGGGCCCGCTACGACTGCGACATCAACGACGTGGTGCTGGCGGTGATCTCCGGGGCGCTTCGCAACTGGCTGCTGTCCCGCGGCGAGCCGGTGACACCGAGCACGACCGTGCGGGCCATGGCGCCGCTGTCGGTCTATCCCGACGCGGATCTCGACCAGCCGGGTCCTGGCCAGGCCATCAGCGAGGTCTCGCCGTTCCTCGTCGATCTGCCGGTGGGGGAGGGCAACGCCGTGGTGCGCCTGTCGCACATCACCCACGCCACCGAATCGAACTCGCGGGTGGCCAGCCTGGTCGACGCCCGCACGATCGTCACACTCTCGGGTTTCGCGCCGCCGACCCTGCACGCGATGGGAATTCGTGTGGCGACCGGTTTTTCGGCACGATTGTTCAATCTGTTGATCACAAATGTGCCGGGTCCGCAGAAGCAGATGTACGTGGCGGGCACCAAGCTTCTCGAGAGCTACGCGGTGCCGCCGCTGTTGCACAACCAGGTGCTGGCGATAGGTGTGACCTCCTACGACGGCAAGCTGTACTTCGGCATCAACGCCGACCGCGACGCCATGAGCGACGTCGACGTTTTCCCGGGCCTGCTCGACGAATCCCTGGAGGAATTGATAGACGCGGCTAAGTAA
- the secA gene encoding preprotein translocase subunit SecA: protein MLSKLLRLGEGRMVKRLRKVADYVDTLSDDVEKLSDAELRAKTEEFKKRVADGEELDDVLPEAFAVAREAAWRVLNQRHFDVQVMGGAALHFGNVAEMKTGEGKTLTAVLPSYLNALSGKGVHVVTVNDYLAKRDSEWMGRVHRFLGLDVGVILSGMTPDERRAAYAADITYGTNNEFGFDYLRDNMAHSVEDMVQRGHNFAIVDEVDSILIDEARTPLIISGPADGASHWYTEFARIVPMMEKDVHYEVDLRKRTVGVHELGVEFVEDQLGIDNLYEAANSPLVSYLNNALKAKELFQRDKDYIVRNGEVLIVDEFTGRVLMGRRYNEGMHQAIEAKERVEIKAENQTLATITLQNYFRLYDKLSGMTGTAETEAAELHEIYKLGVVPIPTNKPMIREDQSDLIYKTEEAKFLAVVDDVAERHANGQPVLIGTTSVERSEYLSKLLTKRRVPHNVLNAKYHEQEANIIAEAGRRGAVTVATNMAGRGTDIVLGGNVDFLADKRLRERGLDPVETPDEYEAAWHEVLPQVKAECAKEAEEVIAAGGLYVLGTERHESRRIDNQLRGRSGRQGDPGESRFYLSLGDELMRRFNGATLETLLTRLNLPDDVPIEAKMVSRAIKSAQTQVEQQNFEVRKNVLKYDEVMNQQRKVIYAERRRILEGEDLAEQAHKMLVDVITAYVDGATAEGYAEDWDLETLWTALKTLYPVGIDHRDLIDNDAVGEPGELTREELLDALIADAERAYAEREKQIEEIAGAGAMRQLERNVLLNVIDRKWREHLYEMDYLKEGIGLRAMAQRDPLVEYQREGYDMFVGMLEALKEESVGFLFNVQVEAAPQQPQVAPVAPPPTLSDFAAAAAAKASDSTAKTDSGQVATKERQPQPAPALRAKGIDDEAPPLTYTGPSEDGTAQVQRSSGNGGRHAAPAGGSRRERREAARKQAKAERPARSHRKG, encoded by the coding sequence GTGCTGTCGAAGTTGCTCCGTCTCGGTGAAGGCCGCATGGTCAAGCGCCTCAGGAAGGTGGCTGACTATGTCGACACCTTGTCCGACGACGTCGAGAAGCTCTCTGACGCCGAGCTGCGAGCCAAGACCGAAGAGTTCAAGAAGCGGGTGGCCGACGGCGAGGAACTCGACGACGTGCTGCCAGAGGCATTCGCCGTCGCGCGGGAAGCCGCGTGGCGGGTGCTCAACCAGCGCCACTTCGACGTCCAGGTGATGGGCGGTGCGGCGCTGCACTTCGGCAACGTCGCCGAGATGAAGACCGGTGAGGGCAAGACCCTGACCGCGGTGCTCCCGTCCTACCTCAACGCGCTGTCCGGCAAGGGCGTGCACGTCGTCACGGTCAACGACTACCTGGCCAAACGCGACAGCGAGTGGATGGGGCGCGTGCACCGGTTCCTGGGCCTCGACGTCGGGGTCATCCTCTCCGGGATGACCCCCGACGAGCGCAGGGCCGCCTACGCGGCCGACATCACCTACGGCACCAACAACGAGTTCGGCTTCGACTACCTGCGCGACAACATGGCGCACTCGGTCGAGGACATGGTGCAGCGCGGCCACAACTTCGCCATCGTCGACGAGGTCGACTCGATCCTCATCGACGAGGCCCGTACGCCGCTGATCATCTCTGGCCCGGCCGACGGCGCCTCGCACTGGTACACCGAGTTCGCCCGGATCGTCCCGATGATGGAGAAGGACGTCCACTACGAGGTCGACCTGCGCAAACGCACCGTCGGTGTGCATGAGCTCGGCGTCGAGTTCGTCGAGGACCAGCTCGGCATCGACAACCTCTACGAGGCCGCCAACTCGCCGCTGGTGAGCTACCTGAACAACGCGCTGAAGGCCAAGGAGCTCTTCCAGCGCGACAAGGATTACATCGTCCGCAACGGCGAGGTGCTCATCGTCGACGAGTTCACCGGCCGCGTGCTGATGGGCCGCCGCTACAACGAGGGCATGCACCAGGCGATCGAGGCCAAGGAACGCGTCGAGATCAAGGCCGAGAACCAGACGCTCGCGACGATCACCCTGCAGAACTACTTCCGCCTCTACGACAAGCTGTCCGGCATGACCGGTACGGCCGAGACCGAGGCCGCCGAGCTGCACGAGATCTACAAGCTGGGCGTGGTGCCGATCCCCACGAACAAGCCGATGATCCGGGAGGACCAGTCCGACCTGATCTACAAGACCGAAGAGGCCAAGTTCCTCGCCGTGGTCGACGATGTGGCCGAGCGGCACGCCAACGGGCAGCCGGTGCTGATCGGTACCACCAGCGTGGAGCGCTCGGAATACCTGTCGAAGCTGCTGACCAAGCGCCGTGTCCCGCACAACGTGCTCAACGCCAAGTACCACGAGCAGGAGGCGAACATCATCGCCGAGGCCGGCCGCCGCGGCGCGGTCACGGTCGCCACCAACATGGCCGGTCGCGGTACCGACATCGTGCTGGGCGGCAACGTCGACTTCCTGGCCGACAAGCGCCTGCGTGAGCGCGGCCTCGACCCGGTCGAGACGCCCGACGAGTACGAGGCGGCCTGGCACGAGGTGCTTCCGCAGGTCAAGGCGGAGTGCGCCAAGGAGGCCGAGGAGGTGATCGCCGCGGGCGGTCTGTACGTCCTCGGCACCGAGCGCCACGAGTCCCGTCGTATCGACAACCAGCTGCGCGGCCGCTCCGGCCGTCAGGGCGATCCCGGCGAGTCGCGGTTCTACCTCTCGCTGGGCGACGAGTTGATGCGGCGGTTCAACGGCGCGACGCTGGAGACCCTGCTGACGCGGCTCAACCTGCCCGACGACGTGCCGATCGAGGCCAAGATGGTCTCCCGCGCCATCAAGAGCGCACAGACGCAGGTCGAGCAGCAGAACTTCGAGGTCCGCAAGAACGTCCTCAAGTACGACGAGGTGATGAACCAGCAGCGCAAGGTCATCTACGCCGAGCGCAGGCGCATCCTCGAAGGCGAGGACCTCGCCGAGCAGGCCCACAAGATGCTGGTCGACGTCATCACGGCGTACGTCGACGGCGCCACCGCGGAGGGCTACGCCGAGGACTGGGACCTGGAGACGCTGTGGACCGCGCTCAAGACGCTGTACCCGGTCGGCATCGACCACCGCGACCTCATCGACAACGACGCGGTCGGCGAGCCCGGTGAGCTGACCCGCGAGGAACTGCTCGACGCGCTGATCGCCGACGCCGAGCGCGCCTACGCCGAGCGGGAGAAGCAGATCGAGGAGATCGCGGGTGCGGGCGCCATGCGGCAGCTCGAGCGCAACGTTCTGCTCAACGTGATCGATCGCAAGTGGCGCGAGCACCTCTACGAGATGGACTACCTCAAGGAGGGCATCGGCCTGCGCGCGATGGCGCAGCGCGATCCGCTCGTCGAGTACCAGCGCGAGGGCTACGACATGTTCGTCGGGATGCTCGAAGCGCTCAAGGAGGAGAGCGTCGGCTTCCTGTTCAACGTTCAGGTGGAGGCCGCGCCGCAGCAGCCGCAGGTCGCCCCGGTGGCGCCGCCGCCCACGCTGTCGGACTTCGCTGCCGCGGCCGCGGCAAAGGCGTCCGATTCGACGGCGAAGACCGATTCGGGTCAGGTGGCCACCAAGGAACGCCAGCCGCAACCCGCTCCGGCCCTGCGCGCCAAGGGGATCGACGACGAGGCGCCGCCGCTCACCTACACCGGTCCGTCCGAGGACGGTACCGCGCAGGTGCAGCGCAGCAGCGGAAACGGCGGGCGGCATGCCGCCCCGGCCGGCGGCTCGCGCCGCGAGCGCCGCGAGGCCGCGCGCAAGCAGGCGAAGGCCGAAAGGCCCGCGAGATCGCACCGCAAGGGCTAA
- a CDS encoding BCCT family transporter, with protein sequence MPQHPVLDVPVEQKAYTRREGLDRVVFGVTALIAIGFLVWGFLSTDSLASASAGALSWVMNSTGWLFVLTASGFVVFVAWLAVSRYGNIPLGRDDEEPEFRTVSWVAMMFSAGMGIGLMFFGVSEPLSHFVTPPPGTGEPGDPAAAQTAMATTLFHWTLHPWAIYAVVGLAIAYGVYRKGRLQLVSAAFEPLLGERANGPWGKVIDMLAIFATLFGSAASLGLGALQIRSGLQIVSGIGRVGNTILVVIIAVLTVAFVLSAVSGVARGIQWLSNINMVLAVVLALFIFLVGPTIFMLNLIPTSVGSYVEQLAMMSARTGAEGADVNEWLQSWTIFYWAWWISWTPFVGMFIARISRGRTIRQFIAGVLLVPSVVSLVWFCVFGGAAIREQQNGVDLAGEGSVEQQLFGLLDQYPIAMVASILVMVLVAIFFVSGADAASIVMGSLSERGTIKPTRPTVIFWGVATGAVAAVMLLVGGEDALNGLQTITIIAALPFVLVMVGLAVSLVKDLRRDPMVVRRQYAVEAVNSAVVQGVTQHGDDFVIAVEKDPNADGGDGDRADADAGEGTADTAGDANDAGSAAKGG encoded by the coding sequence ATGCCGCAGCACCCCGTGCTCGACGTACCGGTCGAGCAGAAGGCGTACACACGCCGCGAGGGTCTCGACCGGGTGGTCTTCGGTGTCACGGCGCTCATCGCGATCGGCTTCCTCGTCTGGGGGTTCCTCAGCACCGATTCGCTGGCATCGGCCTCGGCCGGCGCCCTGTCCTGGGTGATGAACAGCACCGGATGGCTGTTCGTGCTCACCGCGTCCGGATTCGTGGTGTTCGTGGCGTGGCTGGCGGTCAGCCGCTACGGCAACATCCCGCTCGGCCGCGACGACGAAGAACCCGAGTTCCGCACGGTGTCGTGGGTGGCCATGATGTTCAGCGCGGGCATGGGCATCGGTCTGATGTTCTTCGGAGTGTCAGAACCGTTGTCGCACTTCGTCACTCCGCCGCCAGGCACGGGTGAGCCGGGGGACCCGGCCGCCGCGCAGACCGCGATGGCGACCACGCTGTTCCACTGGACTCTGCACCCGTGGGCCATCTACGCCGTCGTGGGTCTGGCCATCGCCTACGGCGTCTACCGCAAGGGCCGGTTGCAGCTGGTCAGCGCGGCGTTCGAGCCGCTGCTGGGAGAGCGGGCCAACGGCCCCTGGGGCAAGGTCATCGACATGCTGGCGATCTTCGCCACGCTGTTCGGGTCGGCAGCCTCGCTGGGTCTGGGCGCCCTGCAGATCCGCAGTGGTCTGCAGATCGTGTCGGGTATCGGCCGGGTCGGCAACACCATCCTGGTCGTGATCATCGCGGTGCTCACAGTCGCCTTCGTGCTGTCGGCGGTATCGGGTGTCGCCCGCGGCATCCAGTGGTTGTCGAACATCAACATGGTGTTGGCCGTCGTGCTGGCGCTGTTCATCTTCTTGGTGGGCCCGACGATCTTCATGCTCAACCTGATCCCCACGTCGGTCGGCAGTTACGTCGAGCAGTTGGCGATGATGTCGGCCCGCACCGGGGCCGAGGGCGCCGACGTCAACGAATGGTTGCAGTCCTGGACGATCTTCTACTGGGCCTGGTGGATCTCCTGGACCCCGTTCGTCGGCATGTTCATCGCGCGCATCTCGCGCGGCCGCACCATCCGGCAGTTCATCGCGGGTGTGCTGCTGGTGCCGAGCGTGGTGTCGCTGGTGTGGTTCTGCGTGTTCGGCGGCGCGGCGATCCGCGAACAGCAGAACGGGGTGGATCTCGCGGGTGAGGGCAGCGTCGAACAGCAGTTGTTCGGTCTGCTCGACCAGTACCCGATCGCGATGGTCGCCAGCATCCTGGTGATGGTCCTGGTCGCGATCTTCTTCGTCTCCGGTGCCGACGCCGCGTCGATCGTGATGGGTTCGCTGTCCGAGCGCGGCACGATCAAACCGACGCGCCCGACGGTGATCTTCTGGGGCGTCGCCACCGGCGCGGTGGCCGCGGTCATGCTGCTGGTGGGCGGCGAAGACGCGCTCAACGGTCTGCAGACCATCACGATCATCGCGGCGTTGCCGTTCGTGCTGGTGATGGTGGGCCTGGCGGTCTCGCTGGTGAAGGACCTGCGTCGGGACCCGATGGTGGTGCGTCGGCAGTACGCGGTGGAGGCCGTGAACTCGGCGGTGGTCCAGGGTGTCACGCAGCACGGCGACGACTTCGTCATCGCCGTGGAGAAGGACCCCAACGCCGACGGCGGTGACGGCGACCGGGCCGATGCCGACGCCGGTGAGGGCACCGCAGACACCGCCGGGGACGCCAACGACGCGGGCAGCGCTGCAAAGGGCGGCTAA
- a CDS encoding Rv3235 family protein codes for MSPCPADRWSSPVHPSEAAPPTADDSPQASRIIEPVVDYEPPVQPVTAAPPCPAPTVLHRHTPRTLRLVPPPVEQRPHDGAGQFAAAALRRVLEVVDRRRSPAQLRTVLNPTLIDAVVALSQTRHGAPANLRRVRLRAAGDHRPGDHGLAAAAEVFATYTRGPRVRAIAARVELLSGRWQVTALQIG; via the coding sequence ATGTCGCCCTGTCCTGCCGACCGCTGGAGTTCTCCCGTGCACCCATCCGAAGCCGCCCCACCGACCGCCGACGATTCGCCGCAGGCATCCCGGATCATCGAACCGGTCGTCGACTACGAACCCCCGGTGCAGCCGGTGACGGCCGCACCGCCGTGCCCGGCCCCGACGGTGCTGCACCGGCACACGCCGCGCACGTTGCGCCTGGTGCCGCCACCGGTCGAGCAACGCCCGCACGACGGCGCCGGGCAGTTCGCCGCGGCCGCCCTGCGCCGCGTGCTGGAGGTCGTCGACCGGCGCAGATCGCCCGCGCAGTTGCGCACGGTGCTCAACCCGACGCTCATCGATGCCGTGGTGGCGCTGTCGCAGACGCGCCACGGTGCCCCGGCGAACCTGCGCCGGGTGCGGCTACGGGCAGCCGGCGACCACCGTCCGGGTGACCACGGCCTTGCGGCCGCGGCCGAGGTGTTCGCCACCTACACGCGCGGTCCGCGGGTGCGCGCCATCGCCGCGCGCGTCGAATTGCTGAGCGGCCGTTGGCAAGTCACCGCTCTGCAGATCGGTTAG
- a CDS encoding DUF6912 family protein: MRVYIPTTLAALQRLVTDRSLLVVNGTAFAVTPTLREAYAEGDDDELAEVALRDAALASLRLLATGGESDLPPRRAVAVADVPQAQPRPDLDDAVVRLSGPVGIDSVIAVYVDNADAEPAVRAAVDVIDEADLGDEDAELTVGDAQDHDLAWYASQELPFLLELL, from the coding sequence GTGCGCGTATACATCCCGACGACCCTGGCGGCGTTGCAGCGTCTCGTCACCGATCGGTCGCTTCTCGTCGTCAACGGGACGGCGTTCGCCGTCACCCCGACCCTGCGCGAGGCGTATGCCGAGGGCGATGACGACGAACTCGCCGAGGTTGCACTGCGCGACGCGGCCCTGGCGTCGCTGAGGCTGCTGGCCACCGGCGGCGAGTCGGATCTTCCGCCCCGCCGCGCGGTGGCCGTGGCCGATGTGCCGCAGGCCCAACCGCGCCCGGACCTCGACGATGCCGTGGTGCGGTTGTCCGGGCCGGTCGGTATCGATTCGGTGATCGCGGTCTATGTCGACAACGCAGACGCCGAGCCTGCCGTGCGGGCCGCGGTGGATGTCATCGACGAGGCAGATCTGGGGGACGAGGACGCCGAACTCACCGTCGGCGACGCCCAGGATCACGACCTGGCGTGGTACGCCTCGCAGGAGTTGCCGTTCCTTCTTGAACTGCTCTGA
- the hpf gene encoding ribosome hibernation-promoting factor, HPF/YfiA family, which yields MSSQSLDSSRTMVVEDVRESTAGTAPERPHAEVVVKGRNVEVPDHFRTYVSEKLSRLERFDKTIYLFDVELDHERNRRQRKNCQHVEITARGRGPIVRGEACADSFYAAFESAVDKLESRLRRAKDRRKIHYGDKTPVSLAEATAKDPLLDLAVSRDDDEARYNDGVADHEPGRIVRVKEHPAKPMTVDDALYEMELVGHDFFLFHDKETDKPSVVYRRHAFDYGLIRLA from the coding sequence ATGTCAAGCCAATCGCTGGATTCAAGCCGTACGATGGTCGTCGAAGACGTTCGCGAGAGCACTGCCGGCACCGCCCCGGAACGACCTCATGCCGAGGTCGTCGTCAAGGGGCGCAACGTCGAGGTCCCCGACCATTTCCGCACCTACGTCTCAGAGAAGCTGTCACGCCTCGAGCGTTTCGACAAGACAATCTATCTGTTCGACGTAGAACTTGACCACGAGCGCAACCGCCGTCAACGCAAGAACTGTCAACACGTCGAGATCACCGCCCGAGGGCGCGGCCCCATCGTTCGGGGCGAGGCCTGCGCCGACAGCTTCTACGCCGCTTTCGAGTCAGCGGTCGACAAGCTCGAAAGCAGACTCCGCCGCGCGAAGGATCGGCGCAAGATCCACTACGGCGACAAGACCCCGGTATCGCTGGCCGAGGCCACCGCGAAAGACCCGCTGCTCGACCTGGCGGTGTCCAGGGACGACGACGAGGCCCGTTACAACGACGGTGTCGCCGATCACGAACCCGGCCGGATCGTCCGGGTCAAGGAACACCCTGCCAAACCGATGACGGTCGACGATGCGCTCTACGAGATGGAACTGGTCGGTCACGACTTCTTCCTGTTCCACGACAAGGAGACGGACAAGCCCTCGGTGGTGTACCGCCGTCACGCGTTCGACTACGGGCTGATCCGCCTGGCCTGA
- a CDS encoding ferredoxin reductase: MAKNYIKISANVADTVRPTVAGADERPGWHALRTLAARITTPLLPDDYLQLANPLWSARELRGRVLEVRRETEDSATLVIKPGWGFSFDYQPGQYIGIGVFLDGRWRWRSYSLTSTPVTAHPKGRARTITITVKAMPEGFLSTHLVGGLEPGTVVRLAAPQGNFVMPDPAPASVLFLTAGSGITPVMSMLRTLVRRDQITDIVHLHSAPTESDVMFHSELTALEGSHPGYRLRIRSTRTEGRLDLNRIADEVPDWRERQVWACGPEGMLADAERVWTAAGAGDSLHLERFAVKRAAPHGKGGTVTFERSGKAVHADAAKSLMEAGEEAGIRMPFGCRMGICQSCVVGLVDGHVRDLRTGEEHDAGTRIQTCVSAASGDCVLDV; the protein is encoded by the coding sequence GTGGCCAAGAACTACATCAAGATCTCGGCCAATGTTGCCGATACGGTTCGTCCCACCGTGGCGGGCGCCGACGAGCGGCCCGGCTGGCACGCGCTGCGCACGCTCGCGGCCCGGATCACCACACCGCTGCTTCCCGATGACTACCTGCAACTCGCCAACCCTCTGTGGTCGGCGCGGGAACTGCGAGGGCGCGTCCTTGAGGTGCGTCGGGAGACCGAAGACTCGGCAACATTGGTGATCAAGCCCGGTTGGGGCTTCTCCTTCGACTATCAGCCCGGCCAGTACATCGGCATCGGCGTCTTCCTCGACGGACGGTGGCGGTGGCGCTCGTACTCACTGACCTCGACTCCGGTGACGGCGCATCCCAAGGGCAGGGCGCGGACCATCACCATCACCGTCAAGGCGATGCCGGAGGGCTTCCTGTCGACGCATCTCGTGGGCGGGCTCGAACCGGGCACCGTGGTGCGTCTCGCCGCGCCGCAGGGCAACTTCGTGATGCCCGACCCGGCCCCCGCGTCGGTGCTGTTCCTCACCGCAGGCTCCGGGATCACCCCGGTGATGTCGATGCTGCGCACTCTGGTCCGGCGCGACCAGATCACCGACATCGTCCATTTGCATTCCGCGCCAACCGAATCCGACGTGATGTTCCATTCGGAGCTGACCGCGCTGGAGGGTTCACACCCGGGTTACCGCCTGCGGATCCGCAGCACGCGCACCGAGGGCAGGCTGGATCTGAACCGCATCGCCGACGAGGTTCCCGACTGGCGTGAGCGCCAGGTTTGGGCGTGCGGACCCGAGGGCATGCTGGCTGATGCCGAGCGGGTGTGGACGGCGGCAGGGGCGGGCGACAGCCTGCACCTGGAGCGGTTCGCGGTCAAGCGCGCCGCGCCGCACGGCAAGGGCGGCACGGTGACGTTCGAGCGCAGCGGTAAGGCCGTGCACGCCGACGCCGCCAAATCTCTGATGGAGGCCGGCGAGGAGGCGGGTATCCGGATGCCGTTCGGCTGCCGCATGGGCATCTGCCAGTCGTGCGTGGTCGGCCTGGTCGATGGACACGTCCGCGATCTGAGGACCGGTGAAGAACACGACGCGGGAACCCGTATCCAGACGTGCGTTTCCGCCGCATCGGGCGACTGTGTGCTCGATGTTTAG
- a CDS encoding ComF family protein has product MLDLVLPLECGGCGTASTRWCPRCARELTVRDDEPHLITPRTDPGIPVFALGRYAGARRRAIVAAKEHGRADLLPPLANALNCGLERLLTWGIVVAPLTVVPAPTRRSAARRRGGDPVTRIAVSATAGLPGVTTIPALRLRPWVRDSVGLPGGDRQRNLAGRIRLTQAGARRLTNGAGGDVVLVDDVVTTGATVTESVRTLRKSGVDVSAMLAIAHA; this is encoded by the coding sequence ATGCTCGATCTGGTCCTGCCGCTGGAATGCGGCGGCTGCGGCACCGCGTCGACCCGATGGTGCCCGCGCTGCGCACGGGAGTTGACGGTCCGCGACGACGAGCCACATCTGATCACCCCGCGCACGGACCCCGGCATCCCGGTGTTTGCCCTGGGCCGCTACGCGGGTGCGCGCAGGCGCGCCATCGTGGCGGCCAAGGAGCACGGCCGCGCGGATCTGCTGCCGCCGCTGGCAAATGCACTGAACTGTGGGTTGGAGCGGCTGCTGACGTGGGGCATCGTGGTTGCTCCGCTGACCGTCGTCCCGGCTCCGACGCGACGCAGCGCGGCCCGCAGGCGCGGTGGTGATCCGGTCACCCGCATCGCGGTGTCGGCGACGGCAGGACTGCCCGGCGTCACCACCATCCCGGCGTTACGACTGCGGCCCTGGGTGCGAGATTCGGTGGGGCTCCCGGGCGGTGACCGCCAGCGCAACCTCGCCGGCCGAATCCGCCTGACCCAGGCCGGAGCGCGGCGCCTCACCAACGGCGCCGGAGGTGATGTCGTGCTGGTCGACGACGTCGTGACCACCGGGGCGACCGTAACGGAATCGGTACGAACTTTGCGGAAATCGGGTGTCGATGTGTCGGCGATGCTGGCGATCGCGCATGCCTGA